One segment of Sesamum indicum cultivar Zhongzhi No. 13 linkage group LG4, S_indicum_v1.0, whole genome shotgun sequence DNA contains the following:
- the LOC105160596 gene encoding 14 kDa proline-rich protein DC2.15-like, with amino-acid sequence MALKTSRTASYNLFLYLNLLSYVLVATACGPCPSPSSPSLTPPNSGGSGGGGSGGGSPGSGGSGGSATCPRDALKLGVCANLLGRAAGVVVGNPPTTPCCSLLAGLVDLEAAVCLCTAIKANVLGINLNIPVSLSLLLNACGRTPPTGFTCS; translated from the coding sequence atggCTCTCAAAACCTCAAGAACTGCTAGTTATAACCTTTTTCTCTACCTCAACCTTCTCTCCTATGTTCTTGTCGCCACCGCATGTGGCCCCTGCCCCAGCCCTTCATCTCCATCCCTAACACCGCCCAACAGCGGCGGTTCTGGTGGCGGCGGGTCTGGTGGTGGCAGTCCTGGCAGTGGTGGGTCTGGTGGATCTGCAACTTGCCCAAGAGACGCCCTGAAGCTTGGTGTATGCGCCAATCTACTCGGTAGAGCTGCGGGAGTGGTGGTGGGGAACCCTCCAACCACCCCATGCTGTTCGCTGCTGGCGGGGCTGGTGGATCTGGAAGCGGCGGTGTGCCTTTGCACTGCCATCAAGGCAAACGTTCTTGGCATTAATCTGAACATTCCGGTGTCTCTCAGCCTGCTGCTGAATGCGTGTGGAAGAACTCCTCCAACTGGCTTTACTTGCTCTTGA
- the LOC105160599 gene encoding E3 ubiquitin protein ligase RIN2 produces the protein MGVNFLSISVVCTVMSLIGLQYWTDMSLEKYKSDGLIVDDFINSEDASHALELLLGSYTTLALVASFALNVFILIILSLKTIFFSELYTSEIRKMLERLLNYVIYKGTFLPLVVPPTVFQAGLWSTWLGVLCFLKMFQALARDRLERLNASPSATPWTYFRVYSALLLVLSVDLLWILLCLTIHNAASSSMFLLLFFEPLSIAFETLQAIVVHGFQLLEIWLHHSAVDGASCRLSKIFDVSPAGSLGEWKGILIRNFGFFLDMMTMLMALAHYLHIWWLHGMAFHLVDAVLFLNIRALLSAILKRAKGFIKLRIALGTLHGALPDATSEELRAYDDECAICREPMSKAKKLSCKHLFHLACLRSWLDQGLSESYSCPTCRKPLFTGRPENVVNTTAAEISRDEQLARQMSTGLDRPNLPGHNTHPGVFNNPSQNTETGDWRRSGIDSSWLGLDGAGPSGFSRVQMVMRQLAAVGETYAQTALEDAAWSLFPPNSSQASTSRSAIPPAGPIRYPRDAGGLHVRSTSSVPNDNLANMIAMAETVREVLPHIPDDIIFQDLQRTNSVTVTVNNLLQM, from the exons ATGGGTGTGAACTTCTTGTCCATTTCTGTGGTCTGTACCGTTATGAGCCTCATTGGCCTCCAGTATTGGACAGATATGTcacttgaaaaatataaatcagatggtttgattgttgatgattttatcaattcgGAGGATGCAAGCCATGCCTTGGAGCTGCTATTGGGTTCATACACCACTCTTGCATTGGTGGCCAGTTTTGCACTTAATGTATTTATCTTGATAATTTTAAGCCTGAAG ACAATATTCTTTTCAGAGTTGTATACATCTGAGATACGGAAAATGCTTGAACGGCTCCTTAATTATGTCATTTACAAG GGAACTTTTCTTCCCTTAGTAGTCCCACCAACAGTATTTCAAGCAGGACTATGGTCAACTTGGTTAGGTGTGCTTTGTTTCTTGAAG ATGTTTCAAGCTTTGGCTAGGGATCGTCTTGAACGATTGAATGCTTCTCCTTCTGCTACTCCATGGACATACTTCCGTGTATATTCTGCGCTGTTGCTTGTTCTCTCTGTTGACTTGCTCTG GATATTGCTGTGTCTGACAATACACAATGCAGCAAGTTCATCAATGTTTCTGTTGTTATTTTTTGAGCCTTTAAGCATTGCTTTTGAGACGTTGCAG GCCATTGTGGTTCATGGGTTTCAGTTGCTTGAAATATGGTTGCATCACTCGGCAGTAGATGGTGCAAGTTGCCGATTATCAAAAATTTTTGATGTATCCCCTGCTG GTTCCTTGGGGGAATGGAAAGGCATCCTCATCCGGAATTTTGGCTTTTTCCTTGACATGATGACAATGTTAATGGCTCTAGCTCACTATCTGCACATTTGGTGGCTTCATGGCATGGCATTTCATCTTGTTGATGCTGTCCTTTTCCTGAATATCCGT GCCCTTTTAAGTGCAATTTTGAAACGTGCTAAAGGTTTCATCAAACTACGTATAGCTCTGGGAACCCTTCATGGGGCCCTTCCTGATGCTACATCTGAGGAGCTCCGAGCATATGATGATGAGTGTGCTATTTGTAGg GAACCGATGTCAAAAGCGAAGAAGCTGTCTTGTAAACATCTTTTCCATCTTGCATGCTTGAGGTCTTG GTTGGACCAGGGTTTAAGTGAGAGTTACTCTTGCCCCACTTGTCGGAAGCCACTTTTCACGGGCAGACCTGAGAATGTGGTCAACACCACGGCTGCAGAAATTTCAAGAGATGAGCAACTTGCTCGTCAAATGAGTACTGGACTTGATAGGCCAAATCTTCCTGGTCATAATACGCATCCTGGAGTCTTTAATAACCCGTCACAGAATACAGAAACTGGTGATTGGAG GAGGAGCGGAATTGATTCAAGTTGGTTGGGTTTAGACGGAGCTGGACCATCTGGATTTAGTCGTGTTCAGATGGTAATGAGGCAACTTGCAGCTGTCGGAGAGACTTATGCCCAGACTGCCCTTGAAGATGCTGCATGGAGTCTGTTTCCTCCAAACTCCTCTCAGGCTAGTACATCCAGATCAGCCATCCCCCCTGCTGGTCCAATACGATATCCTAGAGATGCTGGTGGATTGCATGTAAGGTCGACATCAAGTGTTCCAAATGACAACTTAGCAAATATGATTGCCATGGCTGAAACAGTTCGGGAGGTGCTGCCCCACATCCCTGATGACATAATCTTCCAG GATTTGCAACGGACAAATTCTGTGACGGTCACTGTGAATAATCTTTTGCAAATGTGA
- the LOC105160597 gene encoding uncharacterized protein LOC105160597, which yields MPLSSCFFIFLTCFIVHACDSHQLLGLSTSDFQNKFSPDKLKQSEERLKVSMNLGQNPIGNRMPTVGSERKEEKDEGLNCKKNKGNRVGEVLHFSEGDLIETDYQPPHRRSPIHNK from the exons ATGCCTCTAAGCTCATGTTTCTTCATCTTTCTTACATGCTTCATAGTGCATGCATGTGATTCTCATCAACTCCTCGGACTCTCTACCTCAGATTTTCAGAACAAGTTTTCTCCGGACAAG TTAAAGCAGAGTGAGGAGAGGCTCAAAGTCAGCATGAATCTCGGTCAAAATCCAATTGGTAACAGGATGCCTACTGTTGGTTcagaaagaaaggaagaaaaagatgagggactaaattgcaagaaaaacaaaggtaATAGAGTAGGAGAGGTTTTGCATTTCAGCGAAGGAGACTTAATAGAGACAGATTATCAGCCACCCCATCGAAGATCTCCTATTCATAACAAATGA
- the LOC105160595 gene encoding ALA-interacting subunit 3-like: MPSGDGSTKSSTKTSKKPQYSRFTQQELPACKPILTPGLVMAAFLILGLAFIPIGLSHLSASDNVVQLIDRYDEACFPASSSNPEEANGKRISYIQDDKTDKTCTRNLTVPQKMKQPIFVYYQLDEFYQNHRRYVRSRNDQQYRSASAERKTANCDPEAEVNGNPIVPCGLIAWSLFNDTYSLSRNDIALPINKNGIAWESDKTSRFGSDVYPKNFQTRSPIGGGKLNEKIPLNQQEDLLVWMRTATLPSFRKLYGRIETDLEENEIIKVVIQNNYNTYTFSGKKKLVISTTTWIGGKNDFLGRVYVTVGGICLLIAITYIIFYLVRPRPLGDPAYLSWNKVPASN, translated from the exons ATGCCCTCTGGAGATGGATCGACGAAATCTTCTACCAAGACATCCAAGAAGCCCCAAT ATTCTAGGTTTACTCAGCAAGAACTTCCAGCTTGCAAGCCAATCTTAACTCCTGGACTG GTAATGGCAGCTTTCCTTATTCTTGGCCTAGCCTTCATTCCAATTGGTCTCTCCCACTTGTCTGCTTCGGACAAT GTGGTTCAGCTTATAGACCGTTACGATGAGGCTTGCTTCCCTGCCAGTAGTTCCAATCCTGAAGAAGCGAATGGTAAGAGGATCAGCTACATCCAGGACGACAAGACAGACAAAACCTGCACCCGGAACTTGACT GTCCCACAGAAAATGAAGCAACCTATTTTCGTGTACTATCAGCTTGATGAATTCTATCAAAACCATCGCCG ATATGTAAGAAGCAGAAATGACCAGCAGTACAGGAGTGCATCAGCTGAACGCAAAACAGCAAATTGCGATCCAGAGGCGGAAGTCAACGGCAATCCCATAGTCCCTTGTGGCCTTATTGCTTGGAGCTTGTTCAACGACACATATAGTCTCTCGAGAAACGATATTGCCCTACCGATCAACAAAAATGGCATTGCATGGGAAAGTGACAAGACTAGTAGGTTTGGGTCTGATGTCTACCCAAAAAACTTCCAAACTCGAAGCCCCATTGGAGGTGGGAAACTCAATGAGAAGATTCCT CTGAACCAGCAAGAGGACCTTCTTGTTTGGATGAGAACAGCAACGCTGCCGAGTTTCAGAAAATTGTATGGCAGGATCGAAACGGATCTTGAGGAGAACGAGATAATAAAGGTAGTGATACAGAACAATTACAACACCTACACTTTCAGCGGCAAGAAGAAGTTAGTGATTTCGACCACAACGTGGATTGGTGGGAAGAATGATTTCCTAGGCAGGGTTTATGTCACAGTCGGCGGAATTTGCTTGCTCATTGCTATAACTTACATCATCTTCTATCTCGTCAGGCCGAG GCCTTTAGGGGATCCAGCATACCTGTCGTGGAACAAAGTTCCAGCAtccaactaa
- the LOC105160594 gene encoding BAG family molecular chaperone regulator 7 produces the protein MSRFRRFEIVEHSPSYFLKETSIFTPPRTLLLNPSFPIVEDELDLLTFTPNPPLLLDDFDTITDLIQIEETPFHTSTRRVTRRVGLGELYLQTLSDRVSALELGFNRLVREERSKKNKFGERKYTWTAEIKSPEKDRKYKWTAEIKDGKDDKKGPEKSYKWTAEIKRKGGESLPIEQTYTIKVSSGDSSSESEEKTKQKKCEKGKGKGKGKSVGSTTRIVEIEEPSDHGAIVLRQVFEKRVEKRRGKRKELSPQDAAALIQKTFRAYLIRRSQALRALRELAIAKTKLKELRALFNNFSYRRRLARDAEERQRFSEKIIVLLLTVDAIEGADLMVRAAKKSMVDELEAMLDVVDPQPPGKSLSMRRRTFDMPDGVINKELAAGVAQVVQMLDQEATGSETFEACL, from the exons ATGAGTAGATTCAGGAGATTCGAGATTGTTGAACACTCCCCCTCCTACTTCCTCAAGGAGACCTCCATTTTCACCCCACCAAGAACCCTCTTGCTAAACCCTTCCTTCCCCATTGTTGAAGACGAGCTCGACCTGCTTACCTTCACTCCCAATCCACCTCTTTTGCTGGATGACTTCGACACTATCACCGATCTGATCCAGATCGAGGAAACCCCTTTCCACACTTCGACTCGCCGCGTTACTCGCCGGGTCGGGCTCGGTGAGCTCTACTTACAGACGCTCAGTGATCGTGTTTCGGCTTTGGAGCTGGGGTTTAACCGGCTGGTGAGGGAGGAGAGGAGTAAGAAGAACAAGTTTGGGGAGAGGAAGTACACTTGGACCGCCGAGATAAAGAGCCCGGAGAAAGACCGGAAGTACAAATGGACGGCGGAGATTAAGGATGGGAAGGATGACAAGAAAGGGCCGGAGAAGAGTTACAAATGGACTGCTGAGATTAAGAGGAAAGGTGGTGAAAGCTTGCCGATCGAGCAGACGTACACGATTAAAGTGTCCAGTGGAGACAGCAGCAGCGAATCAGAGGAGAAGACGAAGCAGAAGAAATGTGAGAAAggaaagggaaagggaaaagGTAAATCAGTGGGGTCCACTACTCGCATTGTTGAGATTGAAGAGCCCTCTGACCATGGGGCCATTGTCTTAAGGCAG GTTTTTGAAAAGAGAGTAGAAAAGAGAAGGGGTAAGCGCAAGGAGTTGTCTCCACAAGATGCTGCAGCTTTGATTCAGAAGACTTTCCGGGCTTATCTTATCCGAAGGTCTCAGGCTCTACGTGCACTTCGCGAGCTGGCCATTGCCAAGACAAAGCTGAAGGAGCTCAGGGCTTTGTTCAACAACTTCTCTTACCGCCGTCGTCTTGCCCGCGATGCAGAAGAGCGGCAGAGGTTCTCTGAAAAGATTATCGTGTTACTTCTTACTGTTGATGCCATTGAG GGTGCTGATCTGATGGTCCGAGCCGCAAAAAAGTCTATGGTGGATGAACTGGAAGCAATGCTCGACGTTGTGGACCCCCAACCCCCTGGAAAATCTCTGTCCATGAGGAGGAGAACATTTGATATGCCTGATGGTGTGATCAACAAAGAACTTGCTGCCGGTGTTGCTCAGGTTGTTCAGATGCTGGATCAGGAGGCAACCGGTTCTGAAACCTTTGAAGCATGCTTGTAA